From Oryza sativa Japonica Group chromosome 4, ASM3414082v1, one genomic window encodes:
- the LOC4337028 gene encoding uncharacterized protein isoform X1 yields MEYERIHKVQAGALSPTKLRMKLLGTHNRVRVISNSSSRTSPSKNTEPSQAQNRLLVCDVLEEAVSGSSDGSKCSSAINKTEALEKDPPLDINKVEDMTKSSVQQPASSNSSMIHPVRTIEEESNDCDSGIDNASTSSFEFHGGEKTAAQNPTSGYFSRQTSSKWNDAEKWIVNKQNVQQNISKGAPQNQSAQQMNSAAGRGFIVPKISNRNIIPRPMQNMKRPSPASSASRSILERLSFGSHQPKLVRHADVCTVNNAGVTSEYQTKATDNSSSIEIRPYKDPKAIPAVHSVSVRDVGTEMTPIPSQDPSRTGTPLGSMTPTRSPNCSIPSTPVGGRSTASPGDDNTDDGPYFNRKGGTNEISDDEMRLKTRKEIAALGIQLGKMNIATWASKEELELVSASPSIADLERMKKEYAARAAAYEEAENFKHTARFKKEELKIEAWESLQKAKIESEMKRIEEHAEKLRSEAMAKMAEKLEMTRRLAEEKRASANARMNQQAAKAVHKAELIRQTGRVPGSCILCCSGCFCQH; encoded by the exons atggAGTATGAAAGGATTCACAAGGTTCAG GCTGGTGCACTTTCTCCGACAAAGCTAAGGATGAAGCTTCTGGGAACTCACAATCGTGTGAGGGTCATCAGCAACAGCTCATCACGGACATCACCTTCGAAGAACACTGAACCATCGCAAGCACAGAACAGACTATTAGTTTGTGATGTTCTTGAAGAAG CAGTTTCAGGCAGCTCTGATGGATCCAAATGCTCCTCAGCAATCAACAAAACTGAAGCTTTAGAGAAGGATCCACCATTGGACATCAACAAGGTTGAGGACATGACCAAAAGTTCAGTTCAGCAACCTGCATCAAGCAACTCAAGCATGATACATCCAGTTCGAACCATAGAAGAAGAGAGTAATGACTGTGATAGTGGTATTGACAATGCTAGTACCAGTAGTTTCGAGTTCCATGGAGGAGAGAAAACAGCAGCGCAGAATCCAACATCAGGATATTTCTCGAGACAGACTTCCTCCAAGTGGAATGATGCTGAGAAATGGATTGTTAATAAGCAAAATGTTCAACAAAATATCTCTAAGGGCGCACCACAGAACCAGAGTGCACAGCAGATGAATTCAGCTGCAGGCAGGGGTTTTATTGTGCCCAAAATTTCAAACCGAAACATAATTCCTCGCCCCATGCAGAACATGAAAAGACCGAGTCCAGCTTCTTCCGCTTCTCGAAGCATATTAGAGAGGTTATCTTTTGGTTCACATCAACCAAAGTTGGTTAGGCATGCAGATGTCTGTACAGTTAATAATGCTGGTGTCACCTCAGAGTATCAAACAAAGGCAACCGATAACAGTTCATCAATTGAAATAAGGCCCTACAAAGATCCCAAAG CTATTCCTGCAGTTCATTCGGTGTCCGTGAGAGATGTGGGCACAGAAATGACTCCCATACCGAGTCAGGATCCTTCAAGGACAGGAACTCCACTTGGATCAATGACACCAACTCGTAGCCCAAATTGCTCTATACCATCAACTCCTGTAGGAGGACGGTCAACAGCATCACCAGGAGATGACAACACAGATGATGGACCATATTTCAACAGAAAAGGTGGCACAAATGAAATATCAGACGATGAAATGAGATTGAAGACAAGGAAAGAAATTGCCGCCCTGGGTATACAACTAGGAAAGATGAACATTGCTACATGGGCTAGCAAAGAGGAGCTAGAACTAGTCTCTGCATCCCCAAGCATTGCTGATTTGGAGCGGATGAAGAAAGAATATGCAGCTCGTGCAGCAGCATATGAAGAAGCAGAAAATTTTAAGCATACAGCAAG ATTCAAGAAGGAAGAGTTGAAGATTGAAGCATGGGAGAGCCttcaaaaagcaaaaatagAATCTGAAATGAAGAGAATAGAG GAACATGCAGAGAAATTGCGAAGCGAAGCCATGGCGAAGATGGCTGAAAAGCTAGAAATGACACGGCGTTTAGCTGAAGAGAAACGAGCCTCAGCCAATGCAAGGATGAACCAACAAGCAGCAAAGGCGGTTCACAAGGCTGAGCTGATTCGCCAGACAGGACGAGTTCCAGGGTCATGTATCCTATGCTGCAGTGGTTGCTTCTGTCAACACTAG
- the LOC4337028 gene encoding uncharacterized protein isoform X2, with protein sequence MEYERIHKVQAGALSPTKLRMKLLGTHNRVRVISNSSSRTSPSKNTEPSQAQNRLLVCDVLEEVSGSSDGSKCSSAINKTEALEKDPPLDINKVEDMTKSSVQQPASSNSSMIHPVRTIEEESNDCDSGIDNASTSSFEFHGGEKTAAQNPTSGYFSRQTSSKWNDAEKWIVNKQNVQQNISKGAPQNQSAQQMNSAAGRGFIVPKISNRNIIPRPMQNMKRPSPASSASRSILERLSFGSHQPKLVRHADVCTVNNAGVTSEYQTKATDNSSSIEIRPYKDPKAIPAVHSVSVRDVGTEMTPIPSQDPSRTGTPLGSMTPTRSPNCSIPSTPVGGRSTASPGDDNTDDGPYFNRKGGTNEISDDEMRLKTRKEIAALGIQLGKMNIATWASKEELELVSASPSIADLERMKKEYAARAAAYEEAENFKHTARFKKEELKIEAWESLQKAKIESEMKRIEEHAEKLRSEAMAKMAEKLEMTRRLAEEKRASANARMNQQAAKAVHKAELIRQTGRVPGSCILCCSGCFCQH encoded by the exons atggAGTATGAAAGGATTCACAAGGTTCAG GCTGGTGCACTTTCTCCGACAAAGCTAAGGATGAAGCTTCTGGGAACTCACAATCGTGTGAGGGTCATCAGCAACAGCTCATCACGGACATCACCTTCGAAGAACACTGAACCATCGCAAGCACAGAACAGACTATTAGTTTGTGATGTTCTTGAAGAAG TTTCAGGCAGCTCTGATGGATCCAAATGCTCCTCAGCAATCAACAAAACTGAAGCTTTAGAGAAGGATCCACCATTGGACATCAACAAGGTTGAGGACATGACCAAAAGTTCAGTTCAGCAACCTGCATCAAGCAACTCAAGCATGATACATCCAGTTCGAACCATAGAAGAAGAGAGTAATGACTGTGATAGTGGTATTGACAATGCTAGTACCAGTAGTTTCGAGTTCCATGGAGGAGAGAAAACAGCAGCGCAGAATCCAACATCAGGATATTTCTCGAGACAGACTTCCTCCAAGTGGAATGATGCTGAGAAATGGATTGTTAATAAGCAAAATGTTCAACAAAATATCTCTAAGGGCGCACCACAGAACCAGAGTGCACAGCAGATGAATTCAGCTGCAGGCAGGGGTTTTATTGTGCCCAAAATTTCAAACCGAAACATAATTCCTCGCCCCATGCAGAACATGAAAAGACCGAGTCCAGCTTCTTCCGCTTCTCGAAGCATATTAGAGAGGTTATCTTTTGGTTCACATCAACCAAAGTTGGTTAGGCATGCAGATGTCTGTACAGTTAATAATGCTGGTGTCACCTCAGAGTATCAAACAAAGGCAACCGATAACAGTTCATCAATTGAAATAAGGCCCTACAAAGATCCCAAAG CTATTCCTGCAGTTCATTCGGTGTCCGTGAGAGATGTGGGCACAGAAATGACTCCCATACCGAGTCAGGATCCTTCAAGGACAGGAACTCCACTTGGATCAATGACACCAACTCGTAGCCCAAATTGCTCTATACCATCAACTCCTGTAGGAGGACGGTCAACAGCATCACCAGGAGATGACAACACAGATGATGGACCATATTTCAACAGAAAAGGTGGCACAAATGAAATATCAGACGATGAAATGAGATTGAAGACAAGGAAAGAAATTGCCGCCCTGGGTATACAACTAGGAAAGATGAACATTGCTACATGGGCTAGCAAAGAGGAGCTAGAACTAGTCTCTGCATCCCCAAGCATTGCTGATTTGGAGCGGATGAAGAAAGAATATGCAGCTCGTGCAGCAGCATATGAAGAAGCAGAAAATTTTAAGCATACAGCAAG ATTCAAGAAGGAAGAGTTGAAGATTGAAGCATGGGAGAGCCttcaaaaagcaaaaatagAATCTGAAATGAAGAGAATAGAG GAACATGCAGAGAAATTGCGAAGCGAAGCCATGGCGAAGATGGCTGAAAAGCTAGAAATGACACGGCGTTTAGCTGAAGAGAAACGAGCCTCAGCCAATGCAAGGATGAACCAACAAGCAGCAAAGGCGGTTCACAAGGCTGAGCTGATTCGCCAGACAGGACGAGTTCCAGGGTCATGTATCCTATGCTGCAGTGGTTGCTTCTGTCAACACTAG
- the LOC4337028 gene encoding uncharacterized protein isoform X3: MKLLGTHNRVRVISNSSSRTSPSKNTEPSQAQNRLLVCDVLEEAVSGSSDGSKCSSAINKTEALEKDPPLDINKVEDMTKSSVQQPASSNSSMIHPVRTIEEESNDCDSGIDNASTSSFEFHGGEKTAAQNPTSGYFSRQTSSKWNDAEKWIVNKQNVQQNISKGAPQNQSAQQMNSAAGRGFIVPKISNRNIIPRPMQNMKRPSPASSASRSILERLSFGSHQPKLVRHADVCTVNNAGVTSEYQTKATDNSSSIEIRPYKDPKAIPAVHSVSVRDVGTEMTPIPSQDPSRTGTPLGSMTPTRSPNCSIPSTPVGGRSTASPGDDNTDDGPYFNRKGGTNEISDDEMRLKTRKEIAALGIQLGKMNIATWASKEELELVSASPSIADLERMKKEYAARAAAYEEAENFKHTARFKKEELKIEAWESLQKAKIESEMKRIEEHAEKLRSEAMAKMAEKLEMTRRLAEEKRASANARMNQQAAKAVHKAELIRQTGRVPGSCILCCSGCFCQH; the protein is encoded by the exons ATGAAGCTTCTGGGAACTCACAATCGTGTGAGGGTCATCAGCAACAGCTCATCACGGACATCACCTTCGAAGAACACTGAACCATCGCAAGCACAGAACAGACTATTAGTTTGTGATGTTCTTGAAGAAG CAGTTTCAGGCAGCTCTGATGGATCCAAATGCTCCTCAGCAATCAACAAAACTGAAGCTTTAGAGAAGGATCCACCATTGGACATCAACAAGGTTGAGGACATGACCAAAAGTTCAGTTCAGCAACCTGCATCAAGCAACTCAAGCATGATACATCCAGTTCGAACCATAGAAGAAGAGAGTAATGACTGTGATAGTGGTATTGACAATGCTAGTACCAGTAGTTTCGAGTTCCATGGAGGAGAGAAAACAGCAGCGCAGAATCCAACATCAGGATATTTCTCGAGACAGACTTCCTCCAAGTGGAATGATGCTGAGAAATGGATTGTTAATAAGCAAAATGTTCAACAAAATATCTCTAAGGGCGCACCACAGAACCAGAGTGCACAGCAGATGAATTCAGCTGCAGGCAGGGGTTTTATTGTGCCCAAAATTTCAAACCGAAACATAATTCCTCGCCCCATGCAGAACATGAAAAGACCGAGTCCAGCTTCTTCCGCTTCTCGAAGCATATTAGAGAGGTTATCTTTTGGTTCACATCAACCAAAGTTGGTTAGGCATGCAGATGTCTGTACAGTTAATAATGCTGGTGTCACCTCAGAGTATCAAACAAAGGCAACCGATAACAGTTCATCAATTGAAATAAGGCCCTACAAAGATCCCAAAG CTATTCCTGCAGTTCATTCGGTGTCCGTGAGAGATGTGGGCACAGAAATGACTCCCATACCGAGTCAGGATCCTTCAAGGACAGGAACTCCACTTGGATCAATGACACCAACTCGTAGCCCAAATTGCTCTATACCATCAACTCCTGTAGGAGGACGGTCAACAGCATCACCAGGAGATGACAACACAGATGATGGACCATATTTCAACAGAAAAGGTGGCACAAATGAAATATCAGACGATGAAATGAGATTGAAGACAAGGAAAGAAATTGCCGCCCTGGGTATACAACTAGGAAAGATGAACATTGCTACATGGGCTAGCAAAGAGGAGCTAGAACTAGTCTCTGCATCCCCAAGCATTGCTGATTTGGAGCGGATGAAGAAAGAATATGCAGCTCGTGCAGCAGCATATGAAGAAGCAGAAAATTTTAAGCATACAGCAAG ATTCAAGAAGGAAGAGTTGAAGATTGAAGCATGGGAGAGCCttcaaaaagcaaaaatagAATCTGAAATGAAGAGAATAGAG GAACATGCAGAGAAATTGCGAAGCGAAGCCATGGCGAAGATGGCTGAAAAGCTAGAAATGACACGGCGTTTAGCTGAAGAGAAACGAGCCTCAGCCAATGCAAGGATGAACCAACAAGCAGCAAAGGCGGTTCACAAGGCTGAGCTGATTCGCCAGACAGGACGAGTTCCAGGGTCATGTATCCTATGCTGCAGTGGTTGCTTCTGTCAACACTAG